A single region of the Acetivibrio cellulolyticus CD2 genome encodes:
- a CDS encoding AAA family ATPase — MAESNEVLRLPAEQMYAHEIEALISAETERIPTGWKMSPRSVLTYITGGKVKGVEITPKYIGNKRLVEIAISTLITDRALLLIGEPGTAKSWLSEHLTAAIHGDSTKVVQGTAGTTEEQIRYSWNYAMLLANGPSKEALVKSPIFRAMELGGIARFEEISRCASEVQDALISILSEKRISIPELGFELPAAKGFSIIATANTRDRGVNDMSSALKRRFNIIVLPTPGDINTEIEIVRKRVKELAVNLDLQASLPSEDAIEKVVTIFRELRNGMTLDSKEKIKPPSGVISTAEAISLLANSMALAASFGAGKITNEDIAAGLQGAVVKDEEKDKLVWKEYIDNVLKKRGSEWRDLYNACKEMNV, encoded by the coding sequence ATGGCTGAATCTAATGAAGTATTGAGGTTGCCGGCGGAGCAAATGTATGCTCATGAAATAGAGGCGTTGATTTCTGCAGAAACTGAGCGTATACCGACCGGATGGAAAATGTCGCCACGTTCAGTGCTGACTTATATAACCGGGGGAAAAGTTAAAGGAGTAGAGATTACTCCAAAGTACATAGGAAATAAAAGATTGGTTGAAATAGCTATATCTACACTTATAACTGATAGGGCGCTGCTCCTGATTGGAGAACCAGGAACCGCGAAGTCCTGGCTTTCAGAACATCTTACAGCTGCTATACATGGTGATTCTACAAAGGTTGTCCAGGGGACAGCAGGTACAACGGAAGAGCAAATTCGCTATTCATGGAATTATGCAATGCTCCTTGCTAATGGTCCATCAAAGGAAGCATTGGTTAAAAGTCCAATATTTAGAGCTATGGAGCTTGGTGGAATTGCGAGATTTGAAGAAATATCCCGATGTGCTTCGGAAGTCCAGGATGCATTGATTTCAATTCTTTCCGAAAAGAGAATTTCCATTCCTGAATTAGGATTTGAACTTCCAGCGGCGAAAGGCTTTTCAATAATAGCTACTGCAAATACACGGGACAGGGGTGTAAACGATATGTCCTCCGCTTTGAAGCGAAGATTCAACATTATTGTGCTGCCTACTCCGGGGGATATTAATACGGAAATTGAAATTGTAAGAAAACGTGTAAAAGAACTGGCAGTAAACTTAGACCTTCAAGCGTCTCTTCCTTCTGAAGATGCAATTGAGAAGGTTGTTACAATTTTCCGTGAATTGAGAAACGGTATGACTTTAGACAGCAAAGAAAAGATTAAGCCACCGAGTGGCGTAATATCAACAGCAGAGGCTATATCTCTACTTGCAAACAGTATGGCTCTTGCAGCAAGTTTTGGAGCAGGAAAGATTACAAATGAGGACATTGCTGCGGGGCTTCAGGGAGCAGTTGTGAAGGATGAGGAAAAGGATAAACTGGTTTGGAAGGAATATATAGATAACGTATTAAAAAAACGTGGTTCCGAGTGGCGTGATTTGTACAATGCTTGTAAGGAGATGAATGTGTGA
- a CDS encoding DUF5682 family protein, with protein MKHTEKSPHFFGVRHLSPQGAHQLLKFLDEIMPTAVLVEGLSDANPQIEHFTGKATKPPVAILAYTEELPVRTLLYPFAEYSPEYQAFVWSKKNNAHAEFIDLPSDVFINLEYSNKDRDKTDGTVKSGDGETIESKEEADLNKIEKGSDSESEAVYATTIKNKSVYEKWALMAGDDDHDTYWERNFEHNLNKDAYRLAVFEFGKSIRQLSHDNRFEEAKNLVREAYMRKRIQDTIKSGHKPEKVVVVTGAYHSTALGGDLPPMTDEEFSSLPRVKTKLTLMPYSYYRLSSRSGYGAGNTAPAYYGMMWECLREKDFEKLPSEYFSSMVSYLRESGTHRSVAEVIEAVRLSNTLAAMHGGSAPTLKDLRDAAVICLGYGELTVVAEAMAHVEVGTAIGSLPEGVSRTSIQDDFYRELKRLKLEKYKSPVAMDLELDLRENRRVKSEEAAFLDLNRSCFLHRLKALNISFQKYKPKSQDSATWAESWILKWTPEAEIELVESVLRGETVELAVAFAFKERLEKCEKIEEAALVIRQACECGMMESMEYAREVLQRLAVDTGAFNEAAFAAFQLSQVISYGDIRKFDSSKLVPLLEQLFLRSTLLMLDAANCDNTAAAGVAESINILNTIALEYYNIVDEELWIRKLTELSERDDKNPKLSGFACSILLERNLMDSEKLSQEVARRLSPGIDADLGAGWFEGLSMRNRYVLLARTSLWNQISEYVSQLDNEQFKRALVFLRRAFADFNTAEKRGICEKLGEVWGVDSEDASDLLSRELSEEEEQSISELNDFDFGDI; from the coding sequence GTGAAGCATACAGAAAAGTCACCACATTTTTTTGGAGTCAGGCATTTATCACCCCAAGGAGCGCATCAATTGCTTAAATTTCTTGATGAAATAATGCCCACGGCTGTACTTGTCGAAGGGTTATCCGATGCAAATCCGCAAATTGAGCATTTTACAGGCAAAGCTACCAAGCCTCCTGTTGCAATATTGGCATACACAGAGGAATTGCCTGTAAGGACACTTTTGTATCCTTTTGCAGAGTACTCTCCAGAATATCAGGCTTTCGTATGGTCAAAAAAGAATAACGCCCATGCAGAATTTATTGATCTGCCTTCCGATGTTTTTATAAATCTGGAGTATTCAAATAAAGATAGAGACAAAACTGACGGTACCGTCAAAAGCGGAGATGGCGAAACCATAGAAAGTAAAGAAGAAGCTGATTTAAATAAAATTGAAAAGGGATCAGATAGCGAAAGTGAAGCAGTATATGCCACTACGATAAAAAACAAATCTGTTTATGAAAAATGGGCTCTAATGGCAGGAGATGATGACCATGATACATATTGGGAACGGAATTTTGAACATAATTTAAATAAAGATGCATACCGCCTTGCAGTTTTTGAGTTTGGGAAGAGTATAAGGCAGTTATCCCATGACAACAGATTTGAGGAAGCCAAAAACCTTGTCCGGGAAGCTTATATGAGGAAAAGAATTCAGGATACTATCAAATCCGGTCATAAACCGGAAAAGGTTGTAGTAGTAACTGGCGCATATCATTCGACGGCACTTGGCGGGGATTTACCACCTATGACCGATGAAGAATTTTCAAGCCTTCCAAGGGTTAAGACAAAGCTTACCCTAATGCCATATTCATACTACAGGCTGTCATCAAGGTCGGGTTACGGCGCAGGCAACACTGCACCCGCTTATTACGGCATGATGTGGGAATGCTTGAGAGAAAAGGACTTTGAGAAACTTCCATCTGAATATTTTTCGAGTATGGTATCATATTTAAGAGAAAGTGGAACACACAGGTCAGTGGCGGAGGTCATTGAAGCTGTGAGACTTTCGAATACACTTGCAGCGATGCATGGAGGCAGTGCACCAACACTTAAGGACTTAAGAGATGCTGCGGTAATTTGCCTTGGATATGGTGAGTTGACAGTGGTTGCCGAGGCTATGGCACATGTCGAAGTCGGTACAGCCATAGGAAGTCTTCCGGAAGGGGTAAGCAGGACTTCTATTCAGGATGATTTTTACAGGGAGCTTAAAAGGTTGAAATTGGAAAAGTATAAGTCCCCTGTTGCGATGGATCTGGAGCTTGATTTACGTGAAAACAGAAGGGTTAAATCCGAAGAGGCGGCATTTCTGGATTTGAACAGGTCTTGCTTCCTTCACAGACTAAAAGCTCTAAACATAAGCTTTCAGAAGTATAAGCCAAAAAGTCAGGATTCGGCAACTTGGGCAGAATCCTGGATTCTTAAGTGGACTCCTGAAGCAGAAATCGAACTTGTTGAATCTGTATTAAGGGGAGAAACTGTAGAGCTTGCAGTTGCTTTTGCCTTTAAGGAACGGTTGGAAAAGTGTGAGAAAATCGAAGAAGCTGCATTGGTAATTCGTCAAGCTTGCGAATGTGGAATGATGGAGTCTATGGAGTATGCAAGAGAGGTCCTGCAGAGACTTGCTGTTGATACAGGTGCATTTAATGAGGCAGCATTTGCAGCATTTCAGTTATCCCAGGTCATCAGTTATGGGGATATAAGGAAGTTTGACTCCTCAAAGCTTGTGCCACTGCTTGAACAGTTGTTTTTAAGGTCAACACTCCTTATGCTTGATGCTGCAAACTGCGACAATACGGCAGCTGCTGGGGTAGCGGAATCTATTAATATTTTGAATACAATAGCTCTGGAATACTATAATATAGTGGATGAGGAACTATGGATCAGAAAGCTTACCGAATTGTCCGAAAGGGATGACAAAAATCCAAAACTTTCAGGCTTTGCTTGTTCGATACTTTTAGAGAGGAACCTTATGGACAGTGAAAAGCTTTCACAGGAAGTAGCGAGAAGATTGTCTCCTGGGATTGATGCAGATCTTGGAGCAGGGTGGTTTGAAGGCTTATCTATGAGAAACAGGTATGTTTTGCTTGCAAGAACAAGCCTGTGGAATCAGATTTCGGAGTATGTATCACAACTAGACAATGAACAGTTTAAGAGGGCCTTGGTTTTTCTTAGAAGAGCATTTGCTGATTTTAATACAGCCGAAAAGCGGGGTATATGTGAGAAACTTGGAGAGGTATGGGGCGTAGATAGTGAGGATGCCAGTGACCTTTTAAGCAGGGAGCTCTCAGAAGAGGAAGAGCAGAGTATATCGGAATTAAACGACTTTGATTTTGGAGATATATAA
- a CDS encoding VWA domain-containing protein, which yields MMDMEQVKRWRLILGEAGEEMLNSFSASDIGLSEDEIAMDEALAAIYDKSTEGDEGAARGNTGSSKSSAGKGSSAPKLAKWLADIRTYFTEDVVSVIQTDAIERKGLRQLLFEPEVLRNVQPDIDLVATFMSLKGKIPEKTKETARQLVRMVVEDINKRMENDLRKAITGALNKKNHSPIASAVSIDWKYTINHNLKNYNKEYKKLIPERFFFFDRARKMNNWNVILDMDQSGSMADSIIYGSIAGSIFASMASLNTKIVAFDTAVVDLSEEYGNDPVDMLFGIQLGGGTDINKSVAYCQQFITDPSKTLFILLSDLYEGGNQASLIKRMEEMHESGVKVICLLALSDRGVPSYDEGLARRLSKIGIPCFACTPTLLPELLEGALKGHDLNALAERMKNTK from the coding sequence ATGATGGATATGGAACAGGTAAAACGATGGAGATTGATTCTTGGAGAAGCCGGCGAAGAAATGCTTAATTCGTTTTCAGCATCCGATATTGGGCTTAGTGAAGACGAAATTGCTATGGATGAGGCACTTGCAGCTATATATGATAAATCTACTGAGGGTGATGAAGGAGCTGCAAGGGGAAATACGGGTTCATCGAAGAGCTCGGCAGGTAAAGGATCTTCAGCCCCAAAGCTTGCAAAGTGGCTTGCTGATATCCGTACATACTTTACAGAAGATGTAGTTTCGGTCATACAAACGGATGCTATTGAACGCAAAGGTTTGAGACAGTTGCTGTTCGAACCGGAAGTGCTCAGGAATGTACAACCGGATATAGACCTGGTTGCAACCTTTATGTCACTCAAAGGGAAAATACCAGAAAAGACAAAGGAAACAGCAAGGCAGCTTGTAAGAATGGTAGTTGAGGATATCAATAAGAGAATGGAGAACGATTTGAGAAAAGCTATAACAGGTGCTTTGAACAAGAAAAATCATTCTCCAATTGCAAGTGCGGTGAGTATTGACTGGAAATATACGATAAACCATAACCTGAAGAATTACAACAAGGAATATAAAAAACTCATTCCTGAACGGTTCTTCTTTTTTGACAGGGCCAGGAAAATGAACAACTGGAATGTAATTTTGGATATGGATCAGAGCGGGTCCATGGCTGATTCAATTATTTATGGATCTATAGCCGGATCAATATTTGCGAGCATGGCATCGCTGAATACCAAAATTGTGGCATTTGATACAGCAGTTGTTGATTTATCGGAGGAGTATGGCAATGATCCGGTCGATATGCTTTTTGGAATACAGCTTGGTGGAGGGACGGATATCAATAAGTCGGTAGCTTATTGCCAGCAATTTATTACTGACCCTTCAAAAACATTATTTATACTTCTTTCCGACCTTTACGAAGGTGGAAATCAGGCTTCACTCATAAAAAGAATGGAAGAAATGCATGAATCGGGTGTAAAGGTCATTTGTCTGCTTGCATTGTCAGACAGGGGAGTACCAAGTTATGATGAGGGGCTTGCACGCAGATTATCAAAAATAGGTATTCCATGCTTTGCATGTACGCCAACTCTTCTTCCTGAACTTTTGGAGGGTGCATTGAAAGGACATGATCTAAATGCACTTGCAGAGAGAATGAAGAATACTAAGTAA
- a CDS encoding tautomerase family protein, whose protein sequence is MPLTKISMIEGRTQEEKLKVAEGVHSALVTSFKIPVGDKNIRIDEYKKQDFILPEGKSEQYVVVEISAFSGRSTDAKRLLYRTIVENLRSLGIKPEDVFILLHEEPLENWGIRGGIAACDIDFGFNVKV, encoded by the coding sequence ATGCCGTTAACAAAGATAAGTATGATTGAGGGAAGAACACAGGAAGAAAAACTCAAAGTGGCAGAGGGTGTTCATAGTGCATTAGTTACATCATTTAAGATACCTGTCGGAGATAAAAATATAAGGATAGATGAATATAAAAAGCAGGATTTTATTCTTCCTGAAGGTAAGAGTGAACAATATGTAGTTGTTGAGATATCTGCATTTTCCGGAAGGAGTACAGATGCCAAAAGACTTTTGTACAGGACAATTGTTGAAAACCTTAGAAGTTTAGGGATTAAACCAGAAGATGTTTTTATACTTTTGCATGAGGAGCCACTGGAAAACTGGGGAATACGCGGAGGAATTGCAGCATGTGATATTGACTTTGGATTTAATGTAAAGGTATAA